GATGGTCTCCCTCGACAAGCCGATCAAGACGCTGGGCATGCACCCCGTGAAGATCCGCCTGCACGCCGAAGTGGTCGTGACGGTGACGATCAACATCGCCCGCAGCCAGGACGAAGCCGAACGCCAGGCCCGCGGCGAGAACGTCATCACCTCGCAGTTTGAGGAAGACCGGATCGCCGACGAGGAAGCCGCCGCCGACATGGCGGCCGGCGGCGCCGGTTCGCACGACGTGGACTTCGGCGCCGACCACTAGGTCGACGCCTTCCAGACCCAAGACCGCGGCGCGGGACCTCCGGGTTCCGCGCCGTTTTCTTTGCTCGCGTTGGATACTGCCCCATAGATGCCGAGTAACTGGGCAGCGACGCGTCGCGTTTGCGTGGTTTTGTGACAGTTTTGCCATACCGGGTGGCCGCAAACACCCCTAGTTTCAAAACCCTAGACGCCTAAGCGTGGCCGAGCGCCCGCGGGCATTCCTGGGGGACTCATGAACACTCGTTACATCCTGCTCGCGACGGCATCCGCCGCGACTTTGCTCGCCGGCGGCCAAGCGATGGCCCAAACACAGGCCTCGGCCACCGAGGTCGAGGAATTCATCGTCACCGGCACGCGCGCGGCAAACCGCACCGTGCTCGACACAGCCGCGCCGGTCGACGTCATCAGCGCCGCCGAGCTGAGCCAGCTTGGCGTCACCGAGGTCAATCAGGCGCTCTCGGTCTCCCTGCCCTCGTTCAACTTCCCCAGGCCCGGCCTGGCCGACGGCACCGACACCATCCGACCGGCCACCCTGCGCGGCCTCTCCCCGGACCAGACCCTGGTCCTGGTGAACTCCAAGCGCCGCCACTCGGCCTCGCTGGTGAACCTCAACGGCACCATCGGTCGCGGCGCCTCGTCGGTCGACCTGAACACCATCCCCTCGGCCATGGTTTCCTCGATCGAGGTCCTGCGCGACGGCGCCTCGGCGCAATACGGTTCGGACGCCATCGCCGGCGTGCTGAACCTGCGGCTGCGCGAAGCCAACAGCGGCGGTGGCGTGACCGCCACCTACGGCGCGCGCGTCACCACCGTGAAGACCCTGGTCGCCTCGCCGCCGGCCGGCGCGAACTGGACCGTGGCCGACAAGGCCAAGTACGACCGCACCGACGGTGAGACCATCAACCTCTCGGGCTGGATCGGGCTGCCGCTTGGGGAGTCCGGCTTCCTGACCCTGGCCGCCGAATATCTTGACCAGAACAAGACGATCCGCACCGCGCCCGACTGGCGCCAGCAGTACGCCCTTGTGGGCGGCGCATTCGATCCGCGCGAGGCGAGCTTCGACCGCTACAACGCCTGGTTCGGCGAGCCGGACGTCAAGCAGTACTCGCTGTTCGCCAACGCCGGCTATGATGTGAGCGACACCACCAGCCTTTATGGCTGGGCCAGCTACCAGAACCGCGAGGCGCTCTCCGCGGGCTTCTTCCGTCGCTCGCTCGACGACCGCAACATCGTCTCCATCTATCCTGACGGCTTCCTGCCGCTGATCAATCCGACCGTCGAGGACTTCTCGGTCGCCGGCGGCGCGAAGTCCAAGCTGGGCAGCTGGGACACCGACATCTCGCTGGTCTACGGCTCCAACGAGATGGATTTCGTGATCCGCGACACGCTGAACCGGTCCATCGGCCCCAGCAGCAAGACGGTCTTCAACGCCGGCGGGTTCGAGTACAACCAGCTCGTCCTCAATGTTTCGGGCGTGCGGACATACGATGTGGGCCTCGCCTCGCCGCTGAACGTCGCCGCCGGCCTGGAATGGCGGAAGGAGGGCTACGAGATCCATGCGGGCGAGCCTGACTCCTACCGTAATGGCGGCGCCCTGCTGAACGGCGCCCCGACCCCCTCTGGCGCGCAGGTTTTCCCGGGCTTCCGCCCATCCAACGAGGTTGACCAGGACCGCACCTCGGTGGGCCTGTATCTGGACCTCGAAGCCAACGTCACCGACGAGCTGCTGATGTCCGCCGCGGTCCGGGCCGAGTCCTATTCCGACTTCGGCGAGACGGTGACCGGCAAGTTCGCCGCGCGCTATGACTTCACCGAGAACTTCGCCTTGCGCGGCTCGATCCAGAACGGCTTCCGGGCGCCCTCCCTGCAGCAGCAGTTCTTCTCGACCACCTCGACGAACTTCATCAATGGCGTGCCCTTCGACATCACCACCTTCCCGGCGACGGATCCGGTGGCGGCGGCCCTGGGCGCCAAACCCCTCGACGCCGAGAAGTCGGTCAACTACGCGATCGGCGCGGTCTTCCGCCTCGGCCGGGTCAACCTGACGATCGACGCCTATCGCATCGACATCGAGGACCGCATCGTCCTGTCGGAAAACCTGACCCAGGCGAACGTGCGCGCCTATCTGGTCTCGCAGGGCTTCGTCGCCGTGGGCGGCGGACGCTTCTTCATCAACGGCGTCGACACCGAGACCCAGGGCGTCGACATCATCGCCAACTTCAAGCAAGACACCGAGGCGATGGGGACCTTCGCCTTCACCCTCGGCGCGAACTTCAACTCCACCGATGTGACCAAGGTCCCGGCCACCGCCCAGCTCGCGGCGCTCAACCCCGCCCCAGTGCTGTTCGACCGGGTGAACGTCCTGACCTTCGAGAAGGGCTCGCCGGAGTCCAAGTTCACGGGTTCGGTGGACTGGACCCTCGACAAGTTCGGCGCGACGGTGCGGGCCACCCGCTACGGCGAGGTTCTCAGCCCCGGCACCACGGCGGCCCTCGACCTGACGTTGAAGGCCAAGGTCGTGGTTGACCTGGAAGGCCGCTGGAACGTCACCGATAAGGTGCGCGTCTCGGTGGGTGCGGACAATGTGTTCGACGAGTACCCGACGGGTTCTCCGCCGATCCTCAACACCACCTCCAATACGCCCTTCTCGAACTATGCGCCGTTCGGCCGCTCGGGCCGCTACCTCTACGGCCGGGTCGCCTATACCTGGTAGGACCCTAGGGCCCCTACGACCGGAACTGACGCGACGCGGGACTACGGTCCGGCGTCGTTTCGTTTCAGGCTTGTCCACAGGTCGGCGGAATTCCTGTTAGCGGACGGCCAACAGCCAATGCGCCACAGTGCAAGCCACCGTGCCGACAAGCTATCGGTAACCCATGGCCCTCGTTCCCGCCCTCGACCTTCGCCCCGCCCACAACGATGCGGCGATCCCGCACGCCCCGGCCAATGTCGAGGCCGAACAGGCCCTGCTGGGCGCGGTGCTGTACGACAACGCCGCCTTCGAGCGGATCGGTGACTACCTGCAGGCGCGCCACTTCTACGAGCCCTTCCACCAGCGGCTGTTCGCCGCTGTCGAGACCGCGGTCCGCAAGGGGCAGCTGGCCGAGCCGATCCTGCTGGCCGAGCAGTTCAGCCGCGACGCGGCCTTCGAGGAGCTGGGCGGGGTGCGCTACCTCGCCGACCTGGTGGACCGGGCGCCGCCCTCGGCCAACGCCAACGACTATTCGCGGGTCATCTATGACCTGGCCCTGCGCCGCGACTTGAT
This genomic stretch from Phenylobacterium sp. LH3H17 harbors:
- a CDS encoding TonB-dependent siderophore receptor yields the protein MNTRYILLATASAATLLAGGQAMAQTQASATEVEEFIVTGTRAANRTVLDTAAPVDVISAAELSQLGVTEVNQALSVSLPSFNFPRPGLADGTDTIRPATLRGLSPDQTLVLVNSKRRHSASLVNLNGTIGRGASSVDLNTIPSAMVSSIEVLRDGASAQYGSDAIAGVLNLRLREANSGGGVTATYGARVTTVKTLVASPPAGANWTVADKAKYDRTDGETINLSGWIGLPLGESGFLTLAAEYLDQNKTIRTAPDWRQQYALVGGAFDPREASFDRYNAWFGEPDVKQYSLFANAGYDVSDTTSLYGWASYQNREALSAGFFRRSLDDRNIVSIYPDGFLPLINPTVEDFSVAGGAKSKLGSWDTDISLVYGSNEMDFVIRDTLNRSIGPSSKTVFNAGGFEYNQLVLNVSGVRTYDVGLASPLNVAAGLEWRKEGYEIHAGEPDSYRNGGALLNGAPTPSGAQVFPGFRPSNEVDQDRTSVGLYLDLEANVTDELLMSAAVRAESYSDFGETVTGKFAARYDFTENFALRGSIQNGFRAPSLQQQFFSTTSTNFINGVPFDITTFPATDPVAAALGAKPLDAEKSVNYAIGAVFRLGRVNLTIDAYRIDIEDRIVLSENLTQANVRAYLVSQGFVAVGGGRFFINGVDTETQGVDIIANFKQDTEAMGTFAFTLGANFNSTDVTKVPATAQLAALNPAPVLFDRVNVLTFEKGSPESKFTGSVDWTLDKFGATVRATRYGEVLSPGTTAALDLTLKAKVVVDLEGRWNVTDKVRVSVGADNVFDEYPTGSPPILNTTSNTPFSNYAPFGRSGRYLYGRVAYTW